One region of Roseovarius faecimaris genomic DNA includes:
- a CDS encoding TRAP transporter small permease subunit: MPKVIHAYIRAIDAMNRFIGRIAMYLIFVLVGVLLWSSISKTLLTPAHWTLETAQFVMVAYYVLGGPYSIQMGSNVRMDLFYGNWSLRQKAWVDGFTVFFLIFYLGVLLYGAISSTAYSLGYFGTEPFSFFADLTWTFLTGGPDAAQEKLGFLERSSTAWRPYLWPVKIILCLGVFLMLLQCLAEFFRDIGRIKGEAL, translated from the coding sequence ATGCCTAAAGTGATCCACGCCTATATCCGCGCCATCGACGCGATGAACCGCTTTATCGGGCGCATTGCGATGTATCTCATTTTCGTGCTGGTGGGCGTTTTGCTCTGGTCCTCGATTTCCAAGACCTTGCTTACCCCTGCCCATTGGACGCTGGAAACCGCACAATTCGTGATGGTGGCCTATTACGTGCTTGGCGGCCCCTACTCGATCCAGATGGGCTCCAATGTGCGGATGGACCTTTTCTATGGCAATTGGAGCCTGCGTCAGAAGGCCTGGGTGGACGGATTTACGGTGTTCTTCCTGATCTTCTATCTCGGCGTTCTGCTCTATGGCGCGATCAGTTCAACAGCCTATTCCCTGGGGTATTTCGGCACAGAGCCCTTCTCCTTTTTTGCCGATCTCACTTGGACTTTCCTCACCGGGGGACCGGATGCCGCGCAGGAAAAGCTCGGGTTTCTGGAGCGCAGTTCGACCGCCTGGCGGCCCTATCTCTGGCCTGTGAAGATCATCCTTTGCCTGGGTGTTTTCCTGATGCTGCTGCAATGCCTTGCGGAGTTCTTCCGCGACATCGGCCGGATCAAGGGTGAGGCGCTCTGA
- a CDS encoding TRAP transporter large permease — protein MSYEMIALLMFASMMLMLMTGQRVFGAIGFVGAAAGMMLWGTGGSEIPFSAAMKLMKWYPLLTLPMFIFMGYVLSESRIADDLYKMFHVWMGPVKGGLAIGTIGLMVLISAMNGLSVAGMAIGATIALPELLRRGYDKIMVTGVIQAGSSLGILVPPSVVLVLYAMIARQPVGQLWLAGVLPGLMMATMFIIYIYVRCRLQPHLGPPLPEEERNVSMAEKLRLLRAGLLPLLIFAAMMVPFVKGWTSLVESSAIGAMTAFLAAILKGRMTRQVFETSVRQTLGISCMFMWIILAALGFGAIFDGLGAVKAIENLFTEQLHLSPWVILILMQLSFIVMGTFLDDTAMLVIVAPLYVPLVGALGFDLIWYGVLYTITTQIAYMTPPFGYNLFLMRAMAPPEIGLRDIYVSIIPFVAVMVVALSLVMIFPQIALWLPDYVYGK, from the coding sequence ATGTCTTATGAGATGATCGCCCTGCTGATGTTCGCCTCCATGATGCTGATGCTCATGACCGGGCAGCGCGTCTTTGGTGCCATCGGCTTTGTCGGGGCCGCCGCAGGGATGATGCTCTGGGGTACGGGCGGCTCCGAGATCCCCTTCTCTGCCGCGATGAAGCTGATGAAGTGGTATCCGCTCCTGACCCTGCCGATGTTCATTTTCATGGGCTACGTGCTCAGCGAAAGCCGCATCGCCGATGATCTTTACAAGATGTTTCATGTCTGGATGGGACCGGTCAAAGGCGGGCTGGCCATCGGTACGATTGGCCTCATGGTGCTGATCTCGGCGATGAACGGGCTCAGCGTGGCGGGCATGGCCATTGGCGCCACGATCGCCCTGCCCGAACTGCTGCGGCGCGGCTATGACAAGATCATGGTGACGGGTGTGATCCAGGCGGGCTCGTCGCTGGGTATTCTCGTGCCGCCTTCGGTCGTCCTGGTGCTTTATGCGATGATCGCGCGGCAGCCGGTGGGACAGCTATGGCTTGCGGGGGTGTTGCCGGGGCTGATGATGGCCACGATGTTCATCATCTACATCTATGTGCGGTGCCGGTTGCAGCCGCACCTTGGCCCGCCCCTGCCGGAAGAAGAGCGCAATGTCAGCATGGCTGAAAAGCTGCGCCTGCTGCGCGCGGGGCTTCTGCCTCTGTTGATTTTCGCCGCGATGATGGTGCCGTTCGTGAAGGGCTGGACCAGCCTGGTGGAAAGCTCGGCCATCGGGGCGATGACGGCGTTTCTCGCCGCCATCCTCAAGGGCCGCATGACGCGGCAAGTGTTCGAGACCTCGGTCCGCCAGACGCTGGGCATTTCCTGCATGTTCATGTGGATCATCCTTGCCGCGCTTGGCTTCGGGGCGATTTTCGACGGGCTGGGCGCGGTCAAGGCCATTGAGAACCTGTTTACCGAGCAGTTGCATCTGAGCCCCTGGGTGATCCTGATCCTGATGCAGCTCAGCTTCATCGTGATGGGCACGTTCCTCGATGACACCGCCATGCTTGTCATCGTGGCACCGCTCTATGTCCCGCTTGTGGGCGCGCTTGGCTTCGATCTTATCTGGTATGGTGTGCTTTACACAATCACCACGCAGATCGCCTACATGACACCGCCTTTCGGCTATAACCTGTTCCTGATGCGGGCCATGGCCCCGCCTGAAATCGGATTACGTGATATCTATGTCTCGATCATCCCGTTCGTTGCGGTGATGGTGGTGGCGCTCAGTCTGGTGATGATCTTCCCGCAGATCGCGCTTTGGCTGCCTGACTATGTCTACGGAAAATAA
- a CDS encoding TRAP transporter substrate-binding protein, whose translation MTTRRKFLKTAGMGAVAAPLATPALAQSTITWRMQTYAGPALAEHVVKPAIDMFNKIAGDRMQIELFFADQLVPTGELFRAMQRGTIDAVQSDDDSMASPTEVTVFGGYFPFASRYSLDVPVLFNQYGLNEIWDAEYSKVGVKHISAGAWDPCHFATKDPINSLEDLKGKRVFTFPTAGRFLSQFGVVPVTLPWEDIEVAVQTGELDGIAWSGITEDYTVGWADVTDYFLTNNISGAWAGSFFANMDRWNELPEDLQTLFRVCCDQSHYYRQWWYWGGEASLRVNGTKMKLTSIPDEEWAQVEAAARVFWDEIAAESETKAKVVEIFKQYNEDMEKAGRPYRYT comes from the coding sequence ATGACCACAAGACGTAAGTTTTTGAAAACCGCCGGGATGGGCGCTGTTGCCGCACCTTTGGCCACGCCCGCGCTCGCGCAGTCGACAATCACCTGGCGGATGCAGACCTATGCCGGGCCCGCGCTCGCCGAGCATGTGGTGAAACCCGCGATCGACATGTTCAACAAGATTGCCGGCGACCGGATGCAGATCGAGCTGTTCTTTGCCGATCAGCTGGTGCCCACGGGCGAGTTGTTCCGAGCCATGCAGCGCGGCACGATCGACGCGGTGCAATCGGATGACGATTCGATGGCCTCGCCCACCGAAGTGACGGTGTTTGGCGGCTATTTTCCGTTCGCGTCGCGCTACTCACTCGATGTGCCGGTGCTGTTCAACCAGTACGGTCTGAACGAGATCTGGGACGCGGAGTATTCCAAGGTCGGCGTCAAGCATATCAGCGCAGGCGCCTGGGACCCCTGCCATTTCGCCACCAAGGATCCGATCAACAGTCTGGAAGACCTGAAAGGCAAGCGCGTCTTCACCTTCCCGACCGCGGGCCGGTTCCTCAGCCAGTTCGGTGTCGTGCCTGTCACCCTGCCCTGGGAGGATATCGAGGTCGCCGTGCAGACCGGCGAACTTGATGGCATCGCCTGGTCGGGCATCACCGAGGATTACACCGTTGGCTGGGCCGATGTGACCGACTACTTCCTGACCAACAACATCTCGGGCGCCTGGGCCGGATCGTTCTTTGCCAATATGGACCGCTGGAACGAACTGCCCGAAGACCTGCAGACATTGTTCCGGGTCTGCTGTGATCAGTCGCATTACTACCGTCAGTGGTGGTATTGGGGCGGCGAAGCCAGCCTGCGCGTGAATGGCACGAAGATGAAGCTGACCTCGATCCCCGATGAAGAATGGGCACAGGTCGAAGCCGCCGCGCGCGTCTTCTGGGACGAGATTGCAGCCGAGTCCGAGACCAAGGCGAAGGTCGTGGAAATCTTCAAGCAATACAACGAAGACATGGAAAAGGCGGGGCGGCCCTACCGCTATACCTGA